From Virgibacillus ihumii, the proteins below share one genomic window:
- a CDS encoding MFS transporter, with amino-acid sequence MSNQDSLTPLKMLLFSFHATNTIIISFLPLYLKYKGLNGTEIGWVLAVGPLASIFSQPFWGYMSDKYKTVKRMLIICIIGLLISSVLFFQMNGLIAIILMGAVFYFFTSPIGALGDSLAQRRADDLQVSFGTIRTWGSIGFATSSLIVGEILSSIGVQYMIWPYVIFGAIALAVAFRLTDVKVESDPIQFSDIKQLLQNKPFLIFLFMIMFLTISHRANDSFIGLYIVQLGGSEGLVGLAWFVGVVSEALVFALAGRWFRKFHTLIFIIIAGALYSLRWFIYAAVEDPMVIIALQVLHGVTFGVFYLAALEYVTRLIPRLLQSTGHLMFYAVFFGISGIIGSLTGGALIDSFGGDILYMGMAFCALTGTIFLTLYHVLPFGKKVRG; translated from the coding sequence ATGTCAAATCAGGATTCACTGACACCGCTGAAAATGCTGTTATTCAGCTTTCATGCGACAAATACCATTATAATCAGTTTTTTGCCGTTGTACCTGAAATATAAAGGGCTGAATGGCACGGAAATCGGGTGGGTACTTGCGGTTGGACCGCTGGCATCCATATTCTCGCAGCCATTTTGGGGATACATGAGTGATAAATATAAAACAGTCAAGCGCATGCTGATCATCTGTATCATAGGACTTCTGATTAGCAGTGTTTTATTTTTTCAGATGAACGGATTAATTGCGATTATCCTGATGGGAGCTGTGTTCTATTTTTTCACCTCACCAATCGGGGCATTGGGTGACAGTCTGGCCCAACGACGTGCTGATGATCTGCAGGTATCATTCGGGACCATCCGCACATGGGGATCGATCGGGTTTGCCACCTCCTCCCTGATTGTAGGGGAAATCCTTTCCAGTATCGGTGTACAATATATGATTTGGCCATATGTAATTTTTGGTGCCATTGCGCTGGCCGTCGCTTTCCGTCTGACAGATGTGAAAGTGGAATCCGATCCGATTCAATTCAGTGATATTAAGCAGCTGTTGCAGAATAAACCGTTTCTCATATTTTTATTTATGATTATGTTCCTGACAATCTCACACCGTGCCAATGACAGTTTCATCGGACTCTATATTGTCCAACTTGGCGGCAGTGAAGGGCTTGTCGGTCTTGCATGGTTTGTCGGCGTGGTAAGCGAGGCGCTGGTATTTGCATTAGCCGGGCGATGGTTCCGGAAATTCCATACGCTCATTTTCATCATCATTGCCGGAGCTCTCTACAGTTTGCGATGGTTTATTTATGCAGCTGTAGAAGATCCGATGGTTATCATCGCCTTACAAGTTCTGCATGGCGTCACATTCGGAGTCTTTTATTTAGCAGCATTGGAATATGTGACCAGACTGATACCAAGGCTGCTGCAGTCAACCGGTCATTTGATGTTTTACGCGGTATTCTTCGGAATATCCGGAATCATTGGCTCGCTCACCGGCGGCGCACTGATTGATTCCTTCGGCGGAGACATATTGTATATGGGAATGGCTTTCTGCGCATTAACCGGAACGATTTTTCTGACGTTGTATCATGTACTTCCCTTTGGTAAAAAAGTACGTGGATAA
- the msrA gene encoding peptide-methionine (S)-S-oxide reductase MsrA — protein sequence MNGQVEKATFAGGCFWCMVKPFDQWDGIHGVVSGYTGGHTENPTYEEVKKGTTGHYESVEITYDPSIIAYDKILEIYWRQIDPTDDGGQFHDRGDSYRTAIFYHDDQQREAAEQTRNALEASGKFSKPIVTKILPASTFYPAEDDHQDFYKKNKAYYKEDRAKSGRDEFIAEVWEQQK from the coding sequence ATGAATGGTCAAGTGGAGAAAGCTACGTTTGCAGGCGGTTGTTTCTGGTGCATGGTGAAGCCGTTTGATCAATGGGACGGCATACATGGCGTTGTGTCCGGATATACTGGCGGGCACACGGAAAACCCGACATATGAAGAAGTGAAAAAAGGGACAACCGGACACTATGAATCGGTTGAAATAACCTATGACCCCTCTATCATAGCCTATGATAAAATTCTAGAAATCTACTGGCGGCAAATCGATCCGACAGATGATGGCGGACAATTCCATGACCGTGGTGATTCTTACCGGACAGCCATTTTTTATCATGATGATCAACAGAGGGAAGCTGCTGAGCAAACGAGAAATGCGCTTGAAGCGAGCGGGAAATTTTCCAAGCCAATCGTGACGAAAATATTGCCTGCATCAACATTTTATCCCGCTGAAGATGATCACCAGGATTTTTATAAAAAGAATAAAGCTTATTATAAGGAAGACCGGGCCAAATCCGGCCGGGATGAATTTATAGCCGAAGTGTGGGAGCAGCAGAAATAG
- a CDS encoding BTAD domain-containing putative transcriptional regulator: MEKIPIIHSQLSPPPMKERYVRRVKVNRKLMRAADYPLTIVHAGAGYGKSTALASFVHDSKTVICWYSISRNDDDILPFINNLTHAVKQKYPLFGGSILDELAELDNYINNEQIWLLTSTFINEILQLKKPVTLILDDFHHVKNSLEIGQWTNLLLEHVPENLHIILSSRNQPKWEVIPKLKVKGDLLDIDQNDLTLSAEEMDHVLRDIYQVNLTPEDLQKIHELTEGWAIAFSMFAQHIQSKSSIHNILENRRQSLQNLFDYLASEVLSKQSFIMQQFLLQSSIIDVLTADICDDVLEINGSSEMLSGLVEQNLFIIDGEGNHYRYHSLFKTFLENQLQQNYPHEFKKLHKHAAQYYMKIFHLDTALYHYRSIQEYGAIAQILGEHGTKLLRTGRLQYLNELLKELPTSYKEKSLILYFYQGEIERYQSSYADAEKSYDRILTNYQDNYYLAGLALEGKTRIYLDTIQPDKAERYVSQAIHMREHSDAPKKEMARLYQLMAENLINSGQAIKAEAWFDRAKELNLPLEEGNLQARIYLRTGRLEKAKELLVQRKKMAETTKHLPQSHRETDILLSIIEAFMGEAESSKKLAGEGIQLGLNVQSPFVEACGWMRMGHAVQLLDHYDTDLAKDCYETSLDIMEKINVSRGKAEPYMGLAVLYGKEQKYDQAVEMAAKGLRETEKVNDRWLTAVIRLGLGVAEVYNNNFTTASRVMSEVLEEFKSCGDRYGIIVSRFWKAYIALKQDEQETFAGEMGPFLQEVQTYAYDFFIKKRTLFGPSDVQNVAPMLLKAKELDIEPAFIARTLHELGFDETIKSHPGYTLTIQTFGHLTVRLGDRKLESSNWQRGKAKELFELFITNRETLMTKEEIFQALWPDQDENSANKLFKVSLNALLKALEPDRKPRQESFFIQRNGSSYGLNPESGYKLDCNMFEKGVLSGIDENDPKQAKELLERMLTLYHGSYLADVRYAEWCMTERERLQLIYLRGCEKMAQVTVRLHEFNACIEWCEKILKLDPAWEEAYRLLMYGYYQNNNRPQAIRWYAKCTDMLDRELGIEPMEATKELYEMISKSAELDPINGLP; this comes from the coding sequence ATGGAGAAAATACCAATCATTCATAGCCAGCTCAGTCCGCCGCCGATGAAAGAACGTTATGTCAGACGCGTGAAAGTAAACCGTAAACTGATGCGTGCAGCTGACTACCCGCTCACAATCGTGCATGCAGGTGCCGGGTATGGTAAAAGTACAGCACTCGCATCGTTTGTTCACGATTCCAAAACAGTAATCTGCTGGTATTCGATTTCCCGTAATGATGATGATATTCTTCCATTTATTAATAATCTGACCCACGCTGTTAAACAAAAGTATCCATTATTTGGAGGGTCAATTCTGGACGAACTGGCAGAATTGGACAACTATATAAACAATGAGCAAATTTGGCTGCTGACCTCCACCTTCATTAATGAAATTCTTCAATTAAAAAAACCGGTTACCCTTATATTGGATGATTTTCATCATGTAAAAAACTCATTGGAAATCGGACAATGGACAAATTTGCTGTTGGAACATGTGCCGGAAAACCTGCACATTATTCTATCGAGCCGTAATCAGCCCAAATGGGAGGTTATTCCGAAGCTGAAGGTAAAGGGGGATTTGCTCGATATTGATCAGAATGATCTGACCCTTTCTGCTGAAGAAATGGATCATGTGCTCAGGGACATCTATCAGGTAAATCTGACACCGGAAGATTTACAAAAAATACATGAGCTTACAGAAGGATGGGCAATCGCCTTCAGTATGTTTGCCCAGCATATTCAGAGCAAATCATCCATTCATAATATTTTGGAAAATCGTCGGCAGTCATTGCAGAATTTATTTGATTATTTGGCATCTGAAGTGCTGTCAAAGCAATCGTTTATTATGCAGCAGTTTTTACTGCAGTCAAGTATTATTGATGTCCTGACAGCTGATATTTGTGATGATGTCCTGGAAATTAACGGATCGTCAGAAATGCTTTCCGGACTTGTTGAACAAAATTTATTTATCATTGACGGTGAGGGCAACCACTATCGATACCATTCCTTATTTAAAACGTTTCTTGAAAATCAGCTGCAGCAGAATTATCCGCATGAATTTAAAAAATTGCATAAGCATGCGGCACAATATTATATGAAAATATTTCATTTGGATACTGCTTTGTACCATTACCGCAGCATACAGGAATATGGTGCAATAGCTCAAATATTAGGAGAACATGGTACTAAGTTACTCCGTACCGGAAGATTGCAATATCTGAATGAATTACTTAAGGAGCTTCCGACATCATATAAAGAAAAGAGTTTAATATTGTACTTTTATCAGGGTGAAATTGAAAGATATCAATCGTCCTATGCCGATGCGGAAAAGAGTTATGATCGGATACTTACAAACTATCAGGATAATTACTATTTGGCCGGGCTTGCTTTGGAAGGAAAGACTCGTATTTACCTTGATACAATTCAGCCCGATAAAGCGGAGCGCTATGTAAGTCAGGCAATTCATATGCGTGAACACTCCGATGCACCGAAAAAAGAGATGGCGCGCTTATATCAGCTGATGGCTGAAAATCTGATTAATTCCGGGCAGGCCATAAAAGCTGAAGCATGGTTTGATCGGGCGAAAGAACTGAACTTGCCGTTGGAGGAGGGGAATCTCCAGGCACGAATTTATCTTCGGACAGGCAGGCTTGAAAAAGCTAAAGAATTGCTTGTACAGCGAAAAAAGATGGCTGAAACGACAAAACATCTGCCACAGTCACACCGGGAGACAGATATTCTTTTGTCAATCATTGAGGCGTTTATGGGGGAGGCAGAATCGAGCAAAAAGCTTGCGGGTGAAGGTATTCAGCTGGGATTGAACGTCCAGTCGCCGTTTGTGGAAGCGTGCGGCTGGATGCGGATGGGACATGCCGTTCAGCTGCTGGATCATTATGATACGGATCTGGCCAAGGATTGTTATGAAACATCCCTGGATATTATGGAGAAAATAAATGTTTCCAGAGGCAAGGCTGAACCATATATGGGACTTGCCGTATTGTATGGAAAAGAACAGAAGTACGATCAGGCTGTTGAAATGGCAGCAAAGGGCTTGCGCGAAACGGAAAAAGTTAACGATCGGTGGTTGACCGCAGTGATTCGATTGGGACTTGGGGTAGCGGAAGTATATAACAATAATTTTACTACTGCATCACGTGTTATGTCGGAAGTGCTGGAAGAATTTAAATCGTGCGGTGATCGATACGGCATCATTGTCAGCAGGTTTTGGAAAGCGTATATTGCCCTTAAGCAGGATGAACAGGAAACATTCGCCGGTGAAATGGGCCCTTTTTTGCAGGAGGTTCAAACATATGCGTATGACTTTTTCATTAAAAAAAGAACGTTGTTTGGCCCCTCAGATGTACAAAATGTGGCACCAATGCTGCTCAAAGCCAAAGAGCTTGATATTGAACCAGCATTTATTGCCCGAACATTGCATGAACTTGGTTTTGATGAAACCATTAAAAGTCATCCGGGTTATACGCTTACGATACAGACGTTCGGTCATTTAACAGTCAGATTAGGTGATAGAAAACTTGAAAGCAGTAACTGGCAGCGTGGTAAGGCAAAGGAACTGTTTGAATTGTTTATCACAAACAGGGAAACGCTTATGACTAAAGAGGAAATCTTTCAGGCATTATGGCCGGATCAGGATGAAAACAGCGCAAATAAATTGTTCAAAGTTTCGCTTAATGCATTATTAAAAGCACTTGAACCGGATAGGAAACCGCGTCAGGAATCTTTCTTTATCCAGCGGAATGGGAGTTCATATGGGCTGAATCCTGAATCGGGTTATAAATTGGACTGCAACATGTTTGAAAAAGGAGTGTTGAGCGGAATTGATGAAAATGATCCAAAGCAAGCAAAAGAATTACTGGAAAGGATGCTGACACTTTATCATGGCAGCTACTTGGCGGATGTTCGTTATGCAGAGTGGTGTATGACAGAACGTGAAAGATTGCAGTTAATCTATCTCCGCGGATGTGAAAAAATGGCACAGGTCACCGTGAGACTGCATGAATTCAATGCGTGCATTGAATGGTGTGAAAAAATCCTGAAACTGGATCCGGCGTGGGAGGAGGCATACCGGTTACTGATGTATGGCTATTATCAGAATAATAACCGACCACAGGCAATAAGGTGGTATGCTAAATGTACTGACATGCTGGATCGTGAATTGGGAATTGAACCGATGGAAGCCACGAAAGAATTATATGAAATGATAAGTAAATCAGCAGAGTTGGACCCGATTAACGGACTCCCTTGA